Proteins encoded together in one Diabrotica undecimpunctata isolate CICGRU chromosome 3, icDiaUnde3, whole genome shotgun sequence window:
- the Flo1 gene encoding flotillin-1 isoform X1, with protein sequence MTWGFVTCGPNEALVISGCCYGKPLLVPGGRAFVWPSIQKIQRISLNTMTLIVDSPTVYTSQGVPISVTGIAQVKIQGQNEEMLLAACEQFLGKKQDEIQNIALHTLEGHQRAIMGSMTVEEIYKDRKKFSKQVFEVASSDLVNMGITVVSYTLKDIRDEEDPVDGRGYLKSLGMARTAEVKRDARIGEAEARAEAQIKEAIAEEQRMASVFLNDTEIAKAKRDFELKKAAYDVEVQTKNAEAEMAYELQAAKTKQRIKEEQMQIQVVERTQQIAVQEQEIARRERELESTIRRPAEAEKFRLEKIAEANHRRVLLEAEAEAESVRLRGEAEAFAIQARAAAEAEQMAKKAEAWKEYKDAAMIDMYLDVLPKVAAEVAAPLSQAKKITMVSTGTGEVGAAKLTGEILDIVNKVPMLVKSMTGVDISKSVHAA encoded by the exons gaTATCGTTGAATACGATGACTCTTATTGTAGACAGCCCCACTGTGTACACAAGCCAAGGTGTTCCCATATCAGTAACGGGAATTGCACAg GTAAAAATCCAAGGGCAAAACGAAGAAATGCTGTTAGCCGCATGCGAACAATTTTTGGGAAAAAAACAAGATGAAATCCAGAACATCGCCCTCCACACCCTAGAAGGCCACCAGCGTGCCATTATGGGTTCCATGACGGTGGAAGAAATCTATAAAGACCGCAAGAAGTTCAGCAAACAAGTCTTCGAGGTGGCGTCATCCGATCTTGTCAACATGGGAATCACAGTTGTCTCATATACGCTTAAGGACATTCGAGATGAAGAG GACCCCGTTGATGGCAGG GGTTACCTTAAAAGTTTGGGTATGGCCCGAACGGCAGAAGTAAAACGAGACGCGAGAATTGGTGAAGCTGAAGCTAGAGCAGAAGCACAAATCAAAGAAGCCATCGCCGAAGAACAAAGAATGGCCTCCGTCTTCTTAAACGACACAGAAATTGCGAAAGCAAAGAGGGACTTCGAATTGAAGAAGGCTGCTTATGATGTAGAAGTGCAGACGAAAAACGCCGAAGCTGAAATGGCTTACGAGCTGCAAGCTGCCAAGACCAAGCAGAGAATCAAGGAGGAACAGATGCAGATTCAAGTGGTAGAAAGGACCCAACAAATTGCAG tacaAGAACAGGAAATTGCCAGACGAGAACGGGAACTCGAATCCACGATTCGCAGACCAGCAGAAGCGGAGAAATTCAGATTGGAAAAAATTGCAGAAGCCAACCACAGACGTGTACTTTTGGAAGCCGAAGCCGAGGCTGAATCTGTAAGATTAAGGGGAGAAGCTGAAGCTTTCGCAATTCAAGCTAGAGCCGCGGCTGAAGCTGAACAGATGGCCAAGAAGGCCGAAGCTTGGAAAGAGTACAAGGATGCAGCTATGATTGATATGTACCTGGACGTATTACCAAAG GTCGCTGCAGAAGTTGCTGCTCCTTTGTCTCAAGCCAAGAAAATTACTATGGTATCTACAGGAACAGGTGAAGTTGGTGCTGCTAAGCTTACAGGAGAAATTCTTGATATTGTCAACAAAGTACCCATGCTTGTTAAGAGTATGACTGGTGTGGACATTTCCAAG TCGGTCCATGCCGCTTAA
- the Flo1 gene encoding flotillin-1 isoform X2 has protein sequence MTWGFVTCGPNEALVISGCCYGKPLLVPGGRAFVWPSIQKIQRISLNTMTLIVDSPTVYTSQGVPISVTGIAQVKIQGQNEEMLLAACEQFLGKKQDEIQNIALHTLEGHQRAIMGSMTVEEIYKDRKKFSKQVFEVASSDLVNMGITVVSYTLKDIRDEEGYLKSLGMARTAEVKRDARIGEAEARAEAQIKEAIAEEQRMASVFLNDTEIAKAKRDFELKKAAYDVEVQTKNAEAEMAYELQAAKTKQRIKEEQMQIQVVERTQQIAVQEQEIARRERELESTIRRPAEAEKFRLEKIAEANHRRVLLEAEAEAESVRLRGEAEAFAIQARAAAEAEQMAKKAEAWKEYKDAAMIDMYLDVLPKVAAEVAAPLSQAKKITMVSTGTGEVGAAKLTGEILDIVNKVPMLVKSMTGVDISKSVHAA, from the exons gaTATCGTTGAATACGATGACTCTTATTGTAGACAGCCCCACTGTGTACACAAGCCAAGGTGTTCCCATATCAGTAACGGGAATTGCACAg GTAAAAATCCAAGGGCAAAACGAAGAAATGCTGTTAGCCGCATGCGAACAATTTTTGGGAAAAAAACAAGATGAAATCCAGAACATCGCCCTCCACACCCTAGAAGGCCACCAGCGTGCCATTATGGGTTCCATGACGGTGGAAGAAATCTATAAAGACCGCAAGAAGTTCAGCAAACAAGTCTTCGAGGTGGCGTCATCCGATCTTGTCAACATGGGAATCACAGTTGTCTCATATACGCTTAAGGACATTCGAGATGAAGAG GGTTACCTTAAAAGTTTGGGTATGGCCCGAACGGCAGAAGTAAAACGAGACGCGAGAATTGGTGAAGCTGAAGCTAGAGCAGAAGCACAAATCAAAGAAGCCATCGCCGAAGAACAAAGAATGGCCTCCGTCTTCTTAAACGACACAGAAATTGCGAAAGCAAAGAGGGACTTCGAATTGAAGAAGGCTGCTTATGATGTAGAAGTGCAGACGAAAAACGCCGAAGCTGAAATGGCTTACGAGCTGCAAGCTGCCAAGACCAAGCAGAGAATCAAGGAGGAACAGATGCAGATTCAAGTGGTAGAAAGGACCCAACAAATTGCAG tacaAGAACAGGAAATTGCCAGACGAGAACGGGAACTCGAATCCACGATTCGCAGACCAGCAGAAGCGGAGAAATTCAGATTGGAAAAAATTGCAGAAGCCAACCACAGACGTGTACTTTTGGAAGCCGAAGCCGAGGCTGAATCTGTAAGATTAAGGGGAGAAGCTGAAGCTTTCGCAATTCAAGCTAGAGCCGCGGCTGAAGCTGAACAGATGGCCAAGAAGGCCGAAGCTTGGAAAGAGTACAAGGATGCAGCTATGATTGATATGTACCTGGACGTATTACCAAAG GTCGCTGCAGAAGTTGCTGCTCCTTTGTCTCAAGCCAAGAAAATTACTATGGTATCTACAGGAACAGGTGAAGTTGGTGCTGCTAAGCTTACAGGAGAAATTCTTGATATTGTCAACAAAGTACCCATGCTTGTTAAGAGTATGACTGGTGTGGACATTTCCAAG TCGGTCCATGCCGCTTAA